Sequence from the Ereboglobus luteus genome:
CATAAGCCCGTATGGAGCCATGCACTGGATGAATTGGACCATGAATCGTTTCGAGGAAGACGGCCCCTCCTCCGTGGCGCTCACCGTTGAGAAACAAAAGGAGGATTTGATACAATCCCGGTTGGGCGTTCGCGCCGAAAAAGCCCTGTTTGCGCAGAATCATCCGAATTCGCTGTTTCATCTGTTTTTGGATGTGTCGTGGGTTTATCTATGGAAGGGCACCGATGCGCGAACCGTGAGAACGTCACTGGAGGGTTATTCCGTGGATGCCGTGGTGCCGGAACTATCCGACAGCGGTGTGCGCGCGACGCTCGGCATGTCGGCCGCGCTTGACAGCCGCTGGACATTTCAAGTGGGCGCGACCGCCCAGCGCGACGGCGGTTTCGACACGCAATATAATTACCACGCCACCTTCGGTTATAAATTTTAATATTCAATAACTCACACAACTTGCGGGAACTCGTCATGGGTTCCCGCTTTTTAATACCTTGTCATGAATCAACAAAACTCAACATCGGCGGATTTTTCGTGGTTTGATCATTCCCGTTACGGAATGTTTGTGCATTGGGGGGCGTATTCGGTCGCCGCGCGCGGCGAGTGGGTGCGAAACCGCGAGCGCATTCCGCAGGACGAATACGCGCGTTTATACGCGGACAATTTTCGCGCCGAGAAATATGATCCCGCCGCCTGGGCCGCGCTCGCGAAGGAGGCGGGCATGGGGTATGTCGTCATCACGACACGGCACCATGACGGGTTTGCGTTGTGGCCCACGGCAACCAGCGATTTTCACGCGGGGCGCGTCGGCCCCAAGCGCGATTTGTTGAAGCCGTTTGTCGAGGCCGTGCGGGCCGCGGGATTAAGGGTAGGATTTTATTTTTCCCCCGCCGACTGGCGGCATTCCGATTATCCGGGGTCTTATTATCGCGACTGGCCGGGGACGGGCGACTGGTGTTCGCCGGATGCCAGGGCGCGCATGCTGTCCTGTTATCGCGAGCAGTTGGTCGAGCTGATGACGGGTTACGGGAAAATCGATTATCTTTGGTATGACGGTTGCATCCCGGCGGATCTCGCAACGCCCGAAATCAATGAGGAGGTGATTCGCTTGCAGCCGCACATTCTCATAAACGAGCGCAATGGCGCGCCGTGGCATGTGCATATTTCCGAGCAGGCGATCAACCCTCCCAAGCGGCGCGATATGCGCTGGGAGGCGTGCATGACCCTCAACGACAACTGGGGATGGCACGCGGGCGACACAAATTGGAAGTCGGCCCGCGAGGTCGTCAAGATGCTCTGCGAAACCGCCGCCGGCGGCGGAAATCTGCTGCTCAACATCGGGCCGCGCCCGGATGGCTCGGTTCCCGGGGAGACCGTTCGCATTTTGCGCGAGTCGGGCGCGTGGCTGGCGCGCAATGGCGACGCGATCCGCGGTTGCGAGCGCTCGCCGTTCACTTGGAACAACTGGGGCCGCGTCACCGTGCGGGGGAATCGCGTTTACCTGCACATCCGAAACGGCACGGGACGCGAGCTGTGCTGGGCGGAGTTGAAAAACAAAGTGCTCGCGGCGCGCTGGCTCGACGGCGGAGCTCCGGTCAAATTTGACCAACAAGGTGAACGCCTTTTCCTGCGCGACCTTCCCGTGGAACTGCCCGATCCGCTGACGAGCACAATTGAATTGACTGTGGAGGGCGCGCCGGAACCTTTGACTCAACAAACAACATTCTGGATTCCCGGCGAGCCGGCGGCGTGAACCGCGGTCGATTATATTATCCAAAAACAATTATTTATAAGCATGAGCAATATTGACGAGCCAGTCCGCGTGGTGGTTTGGAACGAAAACCGGCACGAAAAGAATAATCCGAAAGTTGCCGCGATTTATCCACAGGGCATTCACGAGGCGATTGCCGCGCCGCTGCGCGCCACCGGCGGCATTGATGCGAAAACGGCCACATTGGACGAGCCGGAGCACGGGCTCGCGCAGGACGTGCTTGATGCGACCGATGTCCTCATCTGGTGGGGGCACATGGCCCACGGCGATGTGCGGGACGAGATTGTCGCCCGCGTGAAAAAACGCGTGCTCGAGGGCATGGGGCTCATCGTGCTGCACTCGGGCCATTATTCAAAAATCTTCAAGGCGCTCATGGGCACGACATGTTCGCTCAAGTGGCGCGAATCGACGGACAAGGAGCGTATCTGGAACGTGAGTCCCGCGCATCCCATCGCGGCCGGCCTGCCGGAGCATTTTGAACTGCCCGCCGAGGAAATGTATGGCGAGCCGTTTGGCATTCCGGAGCCCGACGAACTGGTGTTCATCTCGTGGTTCACGGGCGGCGAGGTGTTTCGCAGCGGCGCAACGTGGCGGCGCGGTCACGGACGGGTGTTTTATTTCCAGCCGGGGCACGAAACCTACCCGACGTATCACGACAAAAATATCCAGCGCGTGATTGCCAACGCCGTGCGCTGGGCGCGCCCGACCGTGCGGATTGCCGATGTTTGCCCGAATGTCAAAGCGCTCGAGCCGCTGCCCGTTGATTCCGAGGCGGAGACGCGTTCCAAAGTTGGCTACAAGTAAGCCATGCGAAAAACGTCTTCCCGAAAAAAGCCCGTTCGCATCGCGATCATCGGCGCGGGCGGCATGGGAAACACGCATGCGGACTGCTTTCGGAAAATTCCCGGTTGCGAGCTCGTGGCGGCCGTGGATGTGGACGCCGGGCGCGCCGCCGAGTTTTGCGCGGCGCACGGAATACCGCATTCGTTCGGGCGCGTTGATGAGATGCTCGCCGGGGTTGATGTCGATGCGGTGAGCATAGTCACGCCGGACGTGTTTCATGCGGCGCAGTCGATCCAGTGCCTCGCGGCGGGCAAGCATGTGCTTTGCGAAAAACCGCTCGCGACCGACTATCGCGAGGCATCCGCGATGGTCTCGGCGGCGCGCAAGGCCGGCACCGTCAACATGGTCAATTTTTCCTATCGCAACTGGTCGTGCATCCAGGCCGTGGCCGCGCTGGTGCGGAAGGGCGGGGTGGGGGAGATTCGCCATGTGGAGGCGAGCTATTTGCAGGCGTGGCTCGTGAGCAAGGCGTGGGGTGACTGGCGCACGTCGCCGAAATGGCTTTGGCGTCTTTCGGGCAGGCACGGCAGCAAGGGTGCGCTCGGCGATATCGGCGTGCATATCGTGGACTTCGCGACGTATCCCGCCGGGCCGATCAAACGCGTGCATTGCAAGCTCGGAACGTTCGGCAAGGCGCCAAAAAATCGCGTCGGCGAATACAAACTCGATGCGAACGATTCTGCCGTCATGACGGTCGAGTTTGCCAGCGGCGCCCTTGGCACGATTCACACCACCCGCTGGATGGGCGGCCACGCCAACCGTCTGTTCCTGAAAATCGCGGGCACGCGCGGGACGGTGGAAATTGACTCGGAGAAAACGACGGAAGGCTATCGCATTTGCGCGGGCGGGGATCTCGACACGGCGACGTGGCGCGATGTCGCGGTGAAACCGACACCCACCAACTACGAGCGCTTCATCACAAGCATCCGCACGGGACGGCGCGAGCAGCCGGATTTCGCCCGCGGCGCCGAAATCCAACGCGTGCTCGACGCCTGTTTCGAGTCGGACGCAAGGGGAATGCCCGTGGCTGTTTGCTCAAAAAGGGCGGCGAGGCGATAAGCCTCGCGCCCGCCCCTCATCGCTCACTCGCCCGAATCCAGCGCATTGAGCGATTCGAGCATTTGCGCAATCGACAGCCTGGCTCCGCAAATCACCGAGTCGGCGGCGCCGTAATACATCGTCACCGTGTCGCCATCGACGACATGGCCGTTTGTGAACACCACGTTTTGCATAAACCCGGCGGTTTCGTAATCCTCCGCCGGGCGCATGATCGGGCTCGTCGAGCGGGCCAGCACTTTTGTCGGATCGTTCAAATCCAGAAGCAGCAGTCCCAGTGAGTATTCGCCCTTTGCGTCCACGGCGTGATAAATTTCAAGCCACCCCCTGGGCGTGCGAATGGGCTCGGCGCCGGCGCCAATCTTCATCGCCTCCCAGCCGGGGCGCGGGCGGGCGATCCATTGGTGCGCGCCCCAGTGCAGCAAATCCGGCGAGCGTGAAATCCATATCCACGGTCCGCCGATGTCGTTGTGCGTCGGGCGGTGCAGCGCGTAATAATGTCCGTTTATTTTTTCGGGAAACAGCGCGCAGTCTTTGTTTGGCGGCGGGAAGATCATCCCTTCCCGATCAAAAGTTTTCCAATCTTTCGTGCGTATCAGGCCGACGCCGTAACCCGCGTCGGAAACCGCCGTGTAGGTGATGTTATAAACACCGTCGATGCAGCACACGCGGGCGTCCTCAATGCCGAAGCTTTCGAGTTTTCCATTACCAATCAGCACGGGTTCCGGTTCGACCTCGAAGCGCACACCGTCATCGCTCCACGCGAGGCGCAGGTGCGAAAGCGTGGTCAGGTAACATTGCCCCTCGTGGACAAACAGGCGGGCGTCCGAAGCCTGTCCGCGTTCGGCCGTGCTGGATTTCACGATGCGCATTCCATCCGGAGCCTCCGGATCAAGCACCGGTGTGGATATAAAACCGTCTTCCTGCACGGGACGCTCCGCCACGCGCAGCAAAAGGCCGATGCGCCCGTTGTGGACAAACGCGCCCGGATTCAACAGGCATGCGACCTCCATGTCCGGGCGGCTCGGCTTGACGTCCGCCGGGCGAAGAATGGGGTTTTCTGGAAAACGAAATATCATGCGCAAAATATCCGGCGCGCGCAAATCACCATCAAGTAAATAGACCCATTGCGGCGCATATACAGAAAAGGAACAATTAGCCGGAATGTTTGCGGGATGTCCGTGAGAATCGAAAAGATTCATCCACGCGCAACCGTTCGGAGGCATGAGGTCTCAGCTGACGAGAATGATGTGAAGTGATTCTCCTGTCGCGCAAACGCGCCGCGCGGCGCCGGCGGATGCGTTTCGTATTTTTCCCGCGAAAATTTTCACGCGGGCCTTGGGATCTACTTCGGCGGGAATTTCAATCTCGGCGGGCGTGCCCGGCGGCAGCGTGGCGCGCAGCTCAAATGCGGGCGCGGCGTTTGCGGCGCGTTTTTTGTCGCGGTTTATTTTCCAGAAAACTTCGACAACTCCGCGCGGAGTCGGAACACGTCCGCGCGCCCAATCAAGCCCGCCCGGTTGCGGGGCGATGCGCACGGTGGCGTAGCCGGGTCTGGCGGGCTGCACGCCGAGAACGTGGGCGCTGAGAAAATACGTCGGCGCGGCCGACCAGCCGTGGCAATGGCTGCGGGTCATGCGCGGTTTGTCCGCGTGATACATTTCCCAGAACGTCGTGGCGCCGGCCTTGATTTGTTTGCCCCAATAGTCGCGAATGAGGCGCGTCATGTCGGCTCCGCGTTTTTCACGGGCGAGACCCTCTAGGACGAAAAACATGAAGAACGGGCTGCCCGCTTTTACGAACCCTTCTGGGGCTTCGCTCATGATTTTGCGCGCGCGCGCGGCGCGCTCCGGCGTCGGAACGCCCGCGATGGTTGCGGCGGTGTGGGTTTGCTGGCTGAACACGACGGAGCGCGTGCCGTCGGCGCGAATGCAGTCGATGTAGGCGCGGCGTTTCGCGTCCCAGAGATGCGTGTTGATCGCGGCGGCGATTTTGTCGGCGAGGCGCGTCCAGCGTCGCGCTTGACTGGCGGCATCCCTGCCGAGGGCGCGGGCGAGCGCGGCGCACTGGCGAAGCCCGAGGACGGCGAGGCAGTTGAGGTGCGTGACTTCGCCGCCTGAGGGCGTGTCGAGCGCGGCCCAGTCAAACATGTTCCATGCGTGGATTTTTATGAGGCCGCGCGGGCTGATGAAGCTTTCGATGCCGTCAACATTGAGGTCGATGGCCCGGATCATTTCGCGAGCGAAGGCATGGTCGCCAGTGTGCCGGTAATGCTCCTCCGCCCAGCGCATCCACAAAAAGCTCCACGCGGGAAGAATGTTCTGCCACGCGCTGGGAACCTGGCTTTCGACGAGTGGCGAACGCGCGAGGCTTTGGGCGGCGACGCGCCAGGAATGCGCGCTGAGGCGCGGGTCGCCGTTTGCCACGAGGTCAACAAGCGCCTCGTTGCGGCCGTCGCCAACCCAGAATGTCTGCTCGTAGCTGGGGCAGTCGGTGTAGGTGTCCTCGGAGCAGCAGCAGACGGAGTGCGCGCCGGCCTCCCAGATTCGCTCGAGCAGCGTGTCGGAACAGGTGAACGCGCCCTGGCGTTGCTGCGGATAGGTGCTGAGGAGCGCACGAATGTGACGAATACGAACGGGCCGGTCGAAGTTGCGCAGGCTGAACCAGGAATACTGAAAACCGCGGCGGACGAGCGTGCGGTAACGTTGCGGACCTTCCCGGCAGATATAGCGGAAGGAGTTCTTCATGTTTTCCGCGAGATTGAAACGGCCGTCGGGCTGGATGAACTCGAAGTTGTGGTTGTCAACAATCGTGCCGCAGGGCGCGTCGATTTCGATTTCGTGATAACCGATCACCTCCCGGCCAAAGTCGAGCAACAGGCGGACGCCGCCGCTTGCGGGCGTTGGATGGATGGTTGTCCATTCCGCCGTGCCGTGTTGAAGCGCGGCCGGGTTTTCGACGCGCGGACGAATGTCGGGGATGACGCGCTCCGAGGCGCATTGCGCGTAGATGTCGGCGCCAGCGACCATGTCGCGCGTGAGCGGGCGAACATATTCGGCCGCGAGTTCGCCGTCGTCGAGGCATCCGCGCGCACGGATGCGCTTGAATTGTTTAGCGGTGGCGCCGGAGGGGATTGCGGCGGCGCAAACAGGATGTTGTTCGCCGGTGATCGGAGGCGGGGCGGGGAGTTCGAACGGGCCGACCGCAAGCCAGGGCGCCGGCGCGTCGTCCGCGTGCCGCGGATAGGCCGCCCATGTGACGGGGCGTGCGACCCAGACGTTGAGAACGATCCACCAGTAGCGGTCGCGCGGCGGCATCTCGCACATGAGGGTGTTCCACCCGGCCTTGAGGCGGGCGTGCGCGACTCCGGTGTCGGTGCGCTGGAGCGTGTTGTCGTCGAAGGCGAGTGGTTTTCCATTGAGCGTCCACGGGACAAACGGGCGGAGGTGCGGTTGGTGGAGCTGGATCGCCTGCGCTCGCTCGCTGTAAATATGCGTGAGCAACAGCATGTCGCAGCACGGCGCGTTGGCCGTGAAATCGTCCGGATTGAGATATGCGCGCGGGTTGAGATTCCACGAATAGTCGGCCGTGCGAACGGCTTCGACCTCGCGGACGCGAACCGGATCGACGGGGTTGCGGGTGAGTTGCGGGATGTCGCGCAGCACGAATTTGTCGTGCGCGCCTCCGCCCGCGTTGGCGACGGCAATGGCGGCCGGCCATGCGGCGAGTTGCGCGGCGGTTTCGGCCGGGGGCGTGTGCGAGGACCAGTCGTGCGGAAAGGCGCGCGCGTCGAATTGCTCCTCCCATGCCTGCATGCAACTGATGCGCGGGACTGGCCAGAGGTGCCCGGCGTGGGGTGCCGCGCGCCATTCGCCGGAATCGTCGGTGACGAGCGTGCGCGCGCCGGAAGCGTCGCGCCATGCGAGCTGCGCGATCATGCCGGGCGCGGCGTGCAGATATTGGAATGTGCCGATGCCGAAGTGCTGCGCGAGGACTGCGATGACATTGCGCCCGGGGCGAAGCACGGCGCGCAAGTCGTAGGGATCAACGGGCCAGGGCGATTGCCACGAGCGCGCGGGGCCGTGGCCGAGCCAAACGCCGTTGACGTAAACCTCATAACGCGAGTCGGCCGTGATGAGCAGGGTGGGCGTGTCAGCGTCCGCTTGGATACCGCCGTGGATTTCGAACTCGCGACGGAAACAAACGACATTGTGTGCGGGGCGTGTTGCTTGCGCCGACCAAATCCAGCGCGCGCTGGGGGCGAAGAAAACGGAGGGCGCTGACGAACTCATGTTTCGACTTGGGTTTTGTGGGGGCGCACCTTGCGTGCGCTCTGATGCTAGCCCGCTTTGTGAATGCGCATGCAAACAGCTATTCGCATACGAGGGCGCACGCAAGGTGCGCCCCTACAAAGCGACGTCAGTTTTCTCATTTTGCTGGTTTGTTAACCGGGGAGTTTTTGAAAAGGGAAGGCATCCCCTTCCATTTACTTGATTTCGATTTCGCCGAAGCGGGCCGGGTTTACGTCGGATTCCGTGGGCACGTCGTTGACCATGTCGGTCGCCTTGTCGTGCCAGTAGAGGCGCGCGGCGCGGTTTGTGCCGGATGCGTCGGAATAGATGACGCCGGCGACACCCCGCAATTTCTCGGGGAGCTTCTTTCCATCGAGGCCGATGTCGGCAAGCGGGATGCGCACGAGCGCGGTGTAGCCCTTGCCGTCGGGCGCGATTTTCACATCGATTTTTGCGCCGGGCAGAATCTTCACGATGTCGAAGTTGCGCGCGTTGGAGAGGTTGTTGCCGACGACGTAGGTTTGCGGATTTTCCTTTTTGGAGGCGCTTTTCTGCCAATAAATCACGCGCGGTTCGCCGTTGACTTTTGCTGTGAGGAGCCGGACGGGGCCGCGTCCGGGGATGTCGAGCTTGAGATCAAGCGCATCGCCGCCGATGAAGGCGTGCGTGATGTTGTCGGCGCCGTTTTTCCACGGCGAGGGATCGGCGACCTGCCAGGCGAGCGCAAGTTCGCGCTTGTCGGCGAGGAGAGAGACTTTGAACCAGCGCGAATCGTTGCCGCTTTCCCGCACCAGTGTGAAGGGCGTGTCTTTTGCAAGTGCGTCGCCGCGGGCGAGGGTTGTCGCGGGCGCGGCGGAGGGAAGTGTTTTGCGCTTGGTGATGACGAGGGGGGCCTCGGCGTCGTCGGATTTTTTGCGCGAGGCCGCGATGGCCCGGCCGCGCGCGATGTCGTCCGCTGTGACTTTGAGGGCGACGGTCTGGCGGCGCATGGTGTCGAGGTTCTTGACTTCGAAGATGCCGAAATATGCCTGGCCGGATTGCACCAGGACTTTGCCCTTCATGGGGCCGTCGGTGACGCGCCAGACGTGGCCGCCAAAACTTTCGCCGCCTATGTGCGTGGCGTCCATGGTGACGATGCCCTTGATGTCCTGGAAGAGCGAGGTGAGGTAGAGGCCGTCGAAACTCATCATGAACCACTGGCCGCGGTCGCCTTGGAGCATGGTGGCGCTGCCGACACCGGGGATGTTTTCAATGACGCCGTTGGTGCGGAAGGGGGCGATGAGAAGGCCGGCGCGCGCGGCGGGCGCGTCCCAGCGGCCGTAGGGATTCGGATAGGCGCCGCGACGTCCGTCGGCGGTGTGGTAGCTGATGCCGTCGGTGATGTTGCCCGCGTCGTCAACGAGCGGCGTGCCGCAGGAGCTGGGCCGCTCAATGACGGTTATGGTGTTTTTCGGGCGGCGCGGATTTTTGAAATCGTAAACGGGGACGCCGTTGGCGTCGATTTTTTGGAGCGGGTAAATGTTTTGCGCGGGATCGAAGATGGTCATGTCCGGGCGCACCCAGCCGGGCGACCAGTAGTGGGCCTTGAAGGCGATGCCGGCGGTGATGAGCTCGTTGCGCTCGACGCAGCCGTTTCCGTTTTTGTCAATCCAGGCGCAAGGCTGCTTGGAGTCGGGAAGGAATTCGCTGAGCGGCGTGCGGTCGCGGCGCGTGCGGTTGTCGATCGGCGGGAAGAGCGCGGTGGCGGGAACGAACTCGCCGTTCGCGGCGCGTCGGCAGATGATGAGCGCGCGCTGGTCGGTGGGGCCCGTGGCAAAGGCGAATTCGTGGACGCGCCCGCCGGCGTCGGTGACGCGTCGGACCTGGCCCTGCGTGCGCACGAGGGCGGGGTGGTAATAGAGCGGGATTTCGGCGGACTTGCGGCGCGCGGAGTCGATGCCGGCGTCAACTTTGAACTCAAGCCCCATGGCGATGAAGCGCGTGGGGTCGTGCGGAATCGCGTAACCGTGCGTGGCCCCGTAGGGTGACGCGCCCCAGTATTCGTCGTCGAAGGAACCGTTGGGTTTCCAAACGGAAACGCGGTGGACGTTGGAGGTGCCCTCGGCGATCCAGATGCGTCCGCGCGCGTCGAAGTCGGCCGAGACGGGCAGCATGACATCGTCGCGATCAAAGGGTCCGGCGGCGCGGTCGGTCGCGCCGGGTTTGGGTTTGCCGATGATGGCGGAGGGCGCGGCGTCGCCGTTGAGGTCGTAAACGAACACCTGGTTTGTGCCGGCGTCGCAGACGGCGACGCGGCGTTCGTCTTGCGAGACGCCGATTCGCACGGGCTTGCTGACCGCGGAGAGATTCAGGAGCTGGCGCTGGCGCTCGAGCGTGGAGGCGTTGAGTTGCCAGAGTGTTTTGTCGGCGAGGACGGCGTAGATATTTCCATTGCGCGAGCGGATGGCGCGGAGGCCGGGGGCGGGACGGTTTTCTAGAATTTGGCCGGAGTCGATGTCGATTTTATAAAGTTTGTTTTCGGGCAGGAGAAGCCAGAGCGCGCGCTCGCCGAGCGCGATGGTGATGCTTTGCGCGAACGCCACGCGCGCGAGGCCCTCGGTGATGGCGGTGGCGGAGGCGACATCGACCTTGGGGAGCGGCAGGTCGAGCTCGCGCGAAACGAGTTGCCGGCCGTCTGGAAGCACAAAGGGCGCGGTGCGGCCGGTTTTGGCGTCGATGCGTGTGACGAGGTATTTTTTCTGCCAGATGTCGAACTCGAAGGCGTAAATGTAATCATCGGTCGCGATGATGTCGGAGGCGGAGGTGCGCACGCTCCAGTCGGCGCCGGAGTCGATGTCGAGGCTGCTCATACCGCGCCCGGCCTCGGGCATGGAGAAGCCCGCGACAACGCGTTTGCCGTGCGTGGCGATGGATGTGGCGGAGCCGTGGTCGCTGCCCCAGGTCACGTTTCTTTCGAGGGTGAGCCAGGGCGGCGTGCCGGCGTTGTAAACGGTGGTGAGGAGTTCGAGTTTTACGGGCGCGTGGTCGGCGATGACGGCGGTGTAGGAACCGGGTGCGACGGGTTTGCCGGCGTCGTCGAGACCGTCCCAGTAGTCGGTGATTTTTTCGCCGGTGCGCGGATACTGCGCGATGAGATTGCGGACGCGCTCGCCCCTGGCGTTGTCGATGGCGATGGTGACCTCGCGCGCGGGCGCGTCGGCGGCGATGGCGGGAATCGTGTAATTGATCGCGATGGAGCCGGCGGTGTCGAGGTTGAGGAGCGCGGCGAGGCGTTGTTGCTGGAGCGCGCGTTGCCCGGCGGTGATGTTGAGATTGCCGGTGTTCGAGATCGTCGCGGAGCCCCAGTGGTCGCGGGCGCGGAACATGAAAATGCGGTTGGCCTTGGGCGTGTTCACGCCGTCGGCGAGGCGGTGCCTGGTGCTGGACTCGGGGACGTCGCCTGGGCCCATGTTGGCGGCCCACATGGTTTCCCAGCCGATGACAAACTGGCCGCCGGGCGCGATCGGCTTGCCGCCGAGGCGCAGGTAGCTCCAAGGCATGAAGGCCTCCATGTTGTAGCCCTTGCCGTTGTCCCACGCGCGCATGGCGACCTTGCCGCCGAAGGCCTCCATGGAGTTGCCGAAGCGCTTCGTGAGGTCGGGGCGCGCGGGGCCGGTGTTGTCGTAGGGCGGCTTGTCTCGCCAGCCGCCGTGTTGCGCGAGCATGTAGGGTTTTTGCTCGGCGGTGGAGTAGTAGAGCGTGATGTGGATTTGATGCTCGTCGGGGGATTTGTTGTCGAAGATCGTGCGCAGCTGCACGGCGTCGCCACGCCAGGCGCGGTCGAAGTCGACACCCTTGGAGGCGTTTTTGAGCGGGTCGATGTCGTGGATGCGCGCGAGGTAGTAGATGCCTTTTTCATCCCACATCATGTGTGTCCAGATGGAATACGTGTCCACGAGCTCGGGGCTGTTGTAGCTCCACATGCCTGCGGAGAGATCCCAGTCGTTGTCGCGGCCGTCGATGGTGACGGCACCGGGCGCGGGCACGACCGTGACGTTGGTGACGTA
This genomic interval carries:
- a CDS encoding alpha-L-fucosidase; protein product: MNQQNSTSADFSWFDHSRYGMFVHWGAYSVAARGEWVRNRERIPQDEYARLYADNFRAEKYDPAAWAALAKEAGMGYVVITTRHHDGFALWPTATSDFHAGRVGPKRDLLKPFVEAVRAAGLRVGFYFSPADWRHSDYPGSYYRDWPGTGDWCSPDARARMLSCYREQLVELMTGYGKIDYLWYDGCIPADLATPEINEEVIRLQPHILINERNGAPWHVHISEQAINPPKRRDMRWEACMTLNDNWGWHAGDTNWKSAREVVKMLCETAAGGGNLLLNIGPRPDGSVPGETVRILRESGAWLARNGDAIRGCERSPFTWNNWGRVTVRGNRVYLHIRNGTGRELCWAELKNKVLAARWLDGGAPVKFDQQGERLFLRDLPVELPDPLTSTIELTVEGAPEPLTQQTTFWIPGEPAA
- a CDS encoding ThuA domain-containing protein — protein: MSNIDEPVRVVVWNENRHEKNNPKVAAIYPQGIHEAIAAPLRATGGIDAKTATLDEPEHGLAQDVLDATDVLIWWGHMAHGDVRDEIVARVKKRVLEGMGLIVLHSGHYSKIFKALMGTTCSLKWRESTDKERIWNVSPAHPIAAGLPEHFELPAEEMYGEPFGIPEPDELVFISWFTGGEVFRSGATWRRGHGRVFYFQPGHETYPTYHDKNIQRVIANAVRWARPTVRIADVCPNVKALEPLPVDSEAETRSKVGYK
- a CDS encoding Gfo/Idh/MocA family protein, coding for MRKTSSRKKPVRIAIIGAGGMGNTHADCFRKIPGCELVAAVDVDAGRAAEFCAAHGIPHSFGRVDEMLAGVDVDAVSIVTPDVFHAAQSIQCLAAGKHVLCEKPLATDYREASAMVSAARKAGTVNMVNFSYRNWSCIQAVAALVRKGGVGEIRHVEASYLQAWLVSKAWGDWRTSPKWLWRLSGRHGSKGALGDIGVHIVDFATYPAGPIKRVHCKLGTFGKAPKNRVGEYKLDANDSAVMTVEFASGALGTIHTTRWMGGHANRLFLKIAGTRGTVEIDSEKTTEGYRICAGGDLDTATWRDVAVKPTPTNYERFITSIRTGRREQPDFARGAEIQRVLDACFESDARGMPVAVCSKRAARR
- a CDS encoding glycoside hydrolase family 130 protein — protein: MIFRFPENPILRPADVKPSRPDMEVACLLNPGAFVHNGRIGLLLRVAERPVQEDGFISTPVLDPEAPDGMRIVKSSTAERGQASDARLFVHEGQCYLTTLSHLRLAWSDDGVRFEVEPEPVLIGNGKLESFGIEDARVCCIDGVYNITYTAVSDAGYGVGLIRTKDWKTFDREGMIFPPPNKDCALFPEKINGHYYALHRPTHNDIGGPWIWISRSPDLLHWGAHQWIARPRPGWEAMKIGAGAEPIRTPRGWLEIYHAVDAKGEYSLGLLLLDLNDPTKVLARSTSPIMRPAEDYETAGFMQNVVFTNGHVVDGDTVTMYYGAADSVICGARLSIAQMLESLNALDSGE
- a CDS encoding family 78 glycoside hydrolase catalytic domain: MSSSAPSVFFAPSARWIWSAQATRPAHNVVCFRREFEIHGGIQADADTPTLLITADSRYEVYVNGVWLGHGPARSWQSPWPVDPYDLRAVLRPGRNVIAVLAQHFGIGTFQYLHAAPGMIAQLAWRDASGARTLVTDDSGEWRAAPHAGHLWPVPRISCMQAWEEQFDARAFPHDWSSHTPPAETAAQLAAWPAAIAVANAGGGAHDKFVLRDIPQLTRNPVDPVRVREVEAVRTADYSWNLNPRAYLNPDDFTANAPCCDMLLLTHIYSERAQAIQLHQPHLRPFVPWTLNGKPLAFDDNTLQRTDTGVAHARLKAGWNTLMCEMPPRDRYWWIVLNVWVARPVTWAAYPRHADDAPAPWLAVGPFELPAPPPITGEQHPVCAAAIPSGATAKQFKRIRARGCLDDGELAAEYVRPLTRDMVAGADIYAQCASERVIPDIRPRVENPAALQHGTAEWTTIHPTPASGGVRLLLDFGREVIGYHEIEIDAPCGTIVDNHNFEFIQPDGRFNLAENMKNSFRYICREGPQRYRTLVRRGFQYSWFSLRNFDRPVRIRHIRALLSTYPQQRQGAFTCSDTLLERIWEAGAHSVCCCSEDTYTDCPSYEQTFWVGDGRNEALVDLVANGDPRLSAHSWRVAAQSLARSPLVESQVPSAWQNILPAWSFLWMRWAEEHYRHTGDHAFAREMIRAIDLNVDGIESFISPRGLIKIHAWNMFDWAALDTPSGGEVTHLNCLAVLGLRQCAALARALGRDAASQARRWTRLADKIAAAINTHLWDAKRRAYIDCIRADGTRSVVFSQQTHTAATIAGVPTPERAARARKIMSEAPEGFVKAGSPFFMFFVLEGLAREKRGADMTRLIRDYWGKQIKAGATTFWEMYHADKPRMTRSHCHGWSAAPTYFLSAHVLGVQPARPGYATVRIAPQPGGLDWARGRVPTPRGVVEVFWKINRDKKRAANAAPAFELRATLPPGTPAEIEIPAEVDPKARVKIFAGKIRNASAGAARRVCATGESLHIILVS
- a CDS encoding FlgD immunoglobulin-like domain containing protein, whose amino-acid sequence is MIRKPILLLALGALLATAPIRAADDDSGATMSYVTNVTVVPAPGAVTIDGRDNDWDLSAGMWSYNSPELVDTYSIWTHMMWDEKGIYYLARIHDIDPLKNASKGVDFDRAWRGDAVQLRTIFDNKSPDEHQIHITLYYSTAEQKPYMLAQHGGWRDKPPYDNTGPARPDLTKRFGNSMEAFGGKVAMRAWDNGKGYNMEAFMPWSYLRLGGKPIAPGGQFVIGWETMWAANMGPGDVPESSTRHRLADGVNTPKANRIFMFRARDHWGSATISNTGNLNITAGQRALQQQRLAALLNLDTAGSIAINYTIPAIAADAPAREVTIAIDNARGERVRNLIAQYPRTGEKITDYWDGLDDAGKPVAPGSYTAVIADHAPVKLELLTTVYNAGTPPWLTLERNVTWGSDHGSATSIATHGKRVVAGFSMPEAGRGMSSLDIDSGADWSVRTSASDIIATDDYIYAFEFDIWQKKYLVTRIDAKTGRTAPFVLPDGRQLVSRELDLPLPKVDVASATAITEGLARVAFAQSITIALGERALWLLLPENKLYKIDIDSGQILENRPAPGLRAIRSRNGNIYAVLADKTLWQLNASTLERQRQLLNLSAVSKPVRIGVSQDERRVAVCDAGTNQVFVYDLNGDAAPSAIIGKPKPGATDRAAGPFDRDDVMLPVSADFDARGRIWIAEGTSNVHRVSVWKPNGSFDDEYWGASPYGATHGYAIPHDPTRFIAMGLEFKVDAGIDSARRKSAEIPLYYHPALVRTQGQVRRVTDAGGRVHEFAFATGPTDQRALIICRRAANGEFVPATALFPPIDNRTRRDRTPLSEFLPDSKQPCAWIDKNGNGCVERNELITAGIAFKAHYWSPGWVRPDMTIFDPAQNIYPLQKIDANGVPVYDFKNPRRPKNTITVIERPSSCGTPLVDDAGNITDGISYHTADGRRGAYPNPYGRWDAPAARAGLLIAPFRTNGVIENIPGVGSATMLQGDRGQWFMMSFDGLYLTSLFQDIKGIVTMDATHIGGESFGGHVWRVTDGPMKGKVLVQSGQAYFGIFEVKNLDTMRRQTVALKVTADDIARGRAIAASRKKSDDAEAPLVITKRKTLPSAAPATTLARGDALAKDTPFTLVRESGNDSRWFKVSLLADKRELALAWQVADPSPWKNGADNITHAFIGGDALDLKLDIPGRGPVRLLTAKVNGEPRVIYWQKSASKKENPQTYVVGNNLSNARNFDIVKILPGAKIDVKIAPDGKGYTALVRIPLADIGLDGKKLPEKLRGVAGVIYSDASGTNRAARLYWHDKATDMVNDVPTESDVNPARFGEIEIK